The Pelomicrobium methylotrophicum genome contains the following window.
GCCATCGCGATGCGGCTGGCGGGCGCCTCGCCGGCCGGGCGCAGGCGCAGCAGCCACATCGTCTCGCCCAGGCCTACTTCGCCCATGCGGTGCGCTACTAGCGCACGACCGTCGGGGGCGGTCCGCTCGGCCTCGTCGGCCTCACTCTGCAGCCAGTCGGTGTCGTCCGCGCATTCACCCAGGAACTCGGTCAGCCAGGCCTGCGCCAGCGGCGAGCGCCAGGCCGGGCGGCCGTGCGCGTCTACCACCAGCACACCCAGGCCCCCAACGTCTACTGCCTCGCGCGCCAGGCGTACCGCGCGGGCGTTGCGCACATGCGTGGCCAGGCGCGCCAGCACCTCGGCTGTGCGCACGGGCTTGACCACATAGTCCACGCCGCCCGCGGCGAAGCCTTCGACGATGTGCCCGGTGTCGGTGAGGCCGGTCATGAAGATCACCGGCACGTGTGCCCAGACCGGCTGCGCCTTGATGCGGCGGCAGGTCTCGAAGCCCGACATCCCCGGCATCACCGCGTCCATCAGGATGGCATCGGGGCTCACCATGTCCAGCCTCTGCAGCGCAGTCTCGCCGTCAGGCGCTACCAGGACGGTGTATCCCTCGGACTCCAGCTCGGTGCACAGCGCGCCGATCGACTCCGGTACGTCGTCTACCACCAGCACGATGTTTTTTCCCATCACACGGTCTCCGTATCGCTGGCTGCTAAGCCTACCTGCAGCCGAGCGATCAGGTCGTTCCACGCGAAGCGCTCCACCAACGGCACCAGCGCCGACACTGCATCGGCGCAGTCCGGATGTTGCTCGCGCAGCCTGGCCAGCGTTTCGCGCAAGCCCTGCAGGTGTCCGAGCCGTGCTAGGCGAATCAGGGTGTGTGCGAACTCCGCCGGAACCGCAGCCGCACGCGGTGACGTCGGCACCACCCAATGCGGCACCGACAGCTCGGCCACCCATTCCAGCTGCAACTGCTTCTGCAGCACGTCCAGCAGCTCGCTCTCACTCACCGGCTTGCCGATGAAGGCCTGGCAGTCGGCGCCTTCAAGCTTGTCGGCTTGGTTTTCGAACGCACTGGCCGAGACCATGATGATCGGCATGTCGGTAACGCCGGCCGCGCGGATGCGGCGCGCCGTCTCCCAGCCGTCCATGTCGTCCATCGAGATGTCCAGCAATAGCGCGTCGGGCCGTTGGTGCAACACGCTTTCCAGACATTCGTGGCCGCTGGCCGCCTCGCGGATGCGAAAGCCAAGCGGCAGCAGCAGACCCGCCAGCATCTGACGCTGCGTAGGCTGGTCGTCCACCACCAGCAGCGTGCGCCGTGGACCAATGTAGCCCGACACCGGCCGCTGCGGCACGCCGCGTTCGGCGGGCGGCTCTGTGGTTTCGCTGAGATGTAGGCGCACGGTGAAGGTGCTGCCCACGCCGGGCGTGCTTTCCACGGTGAGCTCGCCGCCCATGAGCTGTGTGAGCAGGAGGGTGATGGTCAACCCTAGGCCGGTTCCGTGCTCACCAGTGCGTCGGCCGGCGCTGCCGCGCTCAAAGGGTAGGAAGATACGCTCCAGGTCCTGCGCGGCGATTCCGATGCCGGTGTCGATGACCTGGAAGCGCCACACCTCGCTCGTATGGTCCAGCCGCAGCGTGATGCTGCCGCGCTCGGTGAAGCGCACCGCGTTGCTCAGCAGGTTGATGAGAATCTGCCGTAACCGGCGCGCATCGGCACGCACGTAGGCGGGTATGCGGCCTTTGGTCAGTAGCTCGAATTTCAGGCCCTTGGCTGCAGCCTGCGGCGCCACTATGCGCACCAGGTCGTCAAGGAACCTGCGCATGGCCATGGGGGCGATGTCCAGTCGCAGCTTGCCGGCCTCGATGCGTGCCAGGTCGAGCAGGCCGTCGATTAGGCTGTGCATGTGCTCACCGCTGTGCAGGATGGTTTTCACCGCAGCGCGGTGTTCACCCGGTAACCGTTCGTCTTTGAGCAAGATCTGGGCGTAGCCCAGAATGGCGTTGAGCGGCGTGCGCAGTTCGTGCGTCATGCCCGCCACGTATCGCGTCTTGGCCTGGTTGGAGGCCTCGGCCAAGTCCCTGGCAGCCTGCAATGCGGCGTCAGTGCGGCGGTGGGCTTCGATCTCCTGCATCAGAAGCTCGTTCTGGCGGCTCGATTCCTCTTCAGCCAGGCGCCAGCTCTCTGCTGTGAGTACGATCCACCAGGCCCCGACAGCCATCACCAGAGACAGCAGCGCGAACGCCTGCAGGAATCCGGTGCGCAGCGCACCAGTATCGCCGGCGTGCAGCGTCTCCTGCTGGTAATAGATCACGCCCAGGATTGTTGCTAGAAGTGTAATCAACGAAACGGCGACTACCAGATAGCGGGCAGCGCGGCAGTTGACGCGTGCACTCAGGCGCGGTGACAACAGCCGGGCGAGGGCGACACGCACCTGGTCGGCAGCGCGCGCGTCGTTCTTGCAGCGGTCGTGGCAGCGAGATTCGAGCGTGCAGCACAGCGAACAGATCGGCGCGCCGTAGGCTGGGCACGACGCCATGTCCTCGGACTCGAACCGGTTTTCGCAGACCGCGCAGCGTACCAGCTCGCCCGGAAGCCAAGGATCCTGGTCGAGGCGTGCCTGGTAGTAACGTCCGCGGGTGGCCCAAGCCAGCACTGGTGCACCCAGGAGCGCCGTGATCAAGGCGATGAACGGCGCATAGGCTTGCGCCACTGGACCCAGCGCCCCGGCGTAGGCGGCAATCGCTAGCAAGGCTGCAACCAGCGTTGCCCCCAGGCCCACCGGATTGACGTCGTAGAGATAGGCACGCCTGAACTCGATGTGTTTGGGGCTTAGGCCCAGCGGCTTGTTGATCACCAGATCGGCGACCAGCGCGCCGATCCAGGCAATGGCGACGTTGCTGTATAGGCCCAGCACCTGCTCGAGCGCCTCGAACACGCCCAGTGTCATCAGCATTACCGCGATGACGACGTTGAACACCAGCCACACCACCCGCCCGGGGTGACTGTGCGTCAGTCGAGCAAAAAAATTGCTCCAGGCTAGCGAGCCGGCATAGGCATTGGTCAGGTTGATCTTCACCTGCGAGACGATGACTAAGAGCGCGGCCGCCGCCATCACCCAGGTTGGGTCGTCGAAAACGTAGGAATAGCCAGCCAGGTACATGTGCATGGGATCGACCGCTTTCTCGGTGGGAAGTTGCTGCTGCACCAGGAAAGCGAGAAAGGCCCCGCCTAGCATCTTCAGTATCCCGGGTACGATCCATCCGGGGCCGGCGATCAGCACCGCGCCCCACCAGCGCCAGCGGTTGGCGGCGGTTTTCTGGGGTAGAAAGCGCAGATAGTCCACTTGCTCGCCGATCTGCACCACAAGCGAAAAGGCCACGGTGGCGGCGGATCCGAACAGTAGTGCGTCGAAGCCCGCACTGCCAGAGATGCGCCCGACCAGCGACGAGAACTCACCGAACTTGCCCGGGTCTTGTAGCGCCACCGCGACGTAGGGCAGCAGGGCAAGCGCGATCCACAGCGGCTGCGTCCACAGCTGAAGCCGCGAGATTAGCGTGATACCGTGCATTACCAAGGGCACCACGCCGAGCGAAGCGACCAAGTAGCAGATCCACATCGGCCATCCGATGGCCATCTGCAGCGCGTGTGCGAGGATGGCCGCCTCGAGCGCAAAGAAGATGAAGGTGAAGCTCGCATAGATAAGCGAGGTCAACGTCGAGCCGAGATAGCCGAAGCCGGCGCCACGGGTAAGCAGGTCCATGTCTAGACCGTGACGTGCGGCGTAGACACTGATCGGCAGCCCAGTAAGGAAGGTGATCATTCCCACCACGAGGATGGCCCACAGCGCGTTTGTGAATCCGTAGCGTAACGCGATTGTAGCGCCGATCGCCTCCAGCGCGAGGAACGAGGTCGCACCGAAGGCGGTGTTGGCGACGCGGAACTCACTCCATTTTCGGAAGTGACGAGGCGTGTAACGGAGCGCATAGTCCTCCAGCGTTTCGTTGGCGACCCAGCTGTTGTAGTCACGCCGGACACGGAAAATTTTCTTCGGCGCCATGGTCAGGCGGGCTCTCGAAGGAAAAAGTTACAGCACAATTTCAGCAAAAGGCGTTCTCAATGGCCTCTTTTGGCCTCTCTTGAGTTTTGAGTGGGTAAACCGGGTGACAGGAGGGGTGAGGTTGGATGGGTCAAGGGCGGGCGCAGCCCGGCGCAACGGACCCTTCAGGCCGGCGTCAGCCGGTATGGTGGCCGTCATGGCCGATGCGGCTGACTGACGCATCGGCCAAGACAAGCAGGAGCAATTCGTATGCATGACGGGTTGTTCGAGTCGGCGTTGGGGATTGCGCCGCCGTAGTTTGTTGCCGGTGTTCGCTTCGACGAGGCGAGCAAGGTGTTGACGATCCGCATCGACTTCAGCGCGGGCACGCGCTTTGCAGTCGATGGCGCGCCAGGCGAGCATCCGGTCCACGACACGATCATCAAGCGGCTGCGGCACCTGAACTTCTTCCAGCACGAGTGCGTGCTCGAAGTGCGCGCGCCGCGTGTGAAGCTGCCCGACGGGCGGGTCGTGCTGGTCAAGCCGACGTTTGCTGGTAAGCTCTCGGGCTTCACGCTGCTGTTCGAGGCGCTGGTGCTGATGCTGGCGCGCGAGATGCCGTTTGCGGCGGTGGCGCGCATCGTGGGCATCTCGGCCTACAGGGTCTTACTATCTGCCGCCGCTATGTCGCCCTGGCACTGCAGGCTGCGGACTTCAGCGACGTCAAGGCCCTGGCCATCGATGAGACCTCCTGTGCGCGTGGTCATGACTACATCACGCTGGCGGCCGATGCCGCCGAGCGCCGAGTGCTGGCCGTGGCCGAGGGGCGCGAGGCCAAGACCATCGCGACGATCGCAGCCGAGCTGAGCGAGCACGGCTGCCCGCCCAGCCAAATCGAATCGCTCAGCATCGACATGTCGCCGGCGTACATCAAAGGCTGCGCCGACGAGCTGCCCAACGCCCGTATCACCTTCGACAAGTTCCACGTCATCTGGCACGCCAATGCCGCGGTGGACGAGATGCGGCACATCGAGAGCCGCAGCAACAAGGCCCTCAAGGGGATGCGCTGGTTGCTCCTCAAGGATCGCGCCAGCCTGCGCCCTGAGGCTGCCTCTGATCTGGACGCCCTGATCGCCAGGATGACCACCGTGCGCACCGCGCGGGCCTGGGTCTACAAGGAGCAACTGCGCGGGATCCTCGAGCGCAAGCAAATCAACGTCGTACGAAAGATGCTGCTGCACTGGTGCACCTGCGTCATGTGCTCCAAGGTCGAACCCATGAAGGAGGTCGCGGCCATGGTGCGCCGCCATATCAAGGGCATCGTGGCCTGGGCGCAAGCCCGGAAGACCCTCGGCTTCCTCGAAGCCTTGAAAGGCCTCATCCAGGCCGTCAAGTGCCGCGCCTGCGGCTTCGCAAGCTTCGACACGATCAGAACCGTCATCTTCCTGATCGCCGGCAAGCTCGACTTCGCAGCCGTCAACCCTCATGCCCGGTAACCCACTCGAAATTCAACAGAGCCGGATTTTCAGAGGTCTCCTTGGGGGAATTGTTAGCTGCATCAGTAAATCAGCTGCACGCCAAGGATGTATTGATTTCGGTCGCGAACTGCCGCCAAAGGGTCTTTGAGCTTCGAGTAGACCGCTGTGATGCGCGCATCATGCCCGGCAATCACATAGTTCACACCAATGTCGCTCTGCTGACTCTTGGTGCCGCCCACGTCGCGCTTGAATGACTGGTGGCGCAAGAAAGGCTGGAACTGACCGATGCTGACCTTTCTGGGAATAAGATATGCGATAGTGCCTAGCAAGGCGTCGCCGGCCACCAGTCCACCCACATTATCGCCGCCAGGGCAGGCTATCGTCCCCGGCAGGCCGTCGCCGCAGTCGCGCTGGCCGCCGAGGTCATAGTTGTAGAGTGCGC
Protein-coding sequences here:
- a CDS encoding response regulator transcription factor; this translates as MGKNIVLVVDDVPESIGALCTELESEGYTVLVAPDGETALQRLDMVSPDAILMDAVMPGMSGFETCRRIKAQPVWAHVPVIFMTGLTDTGHIVEGFAAGGVDYVVKPVRTAEVLARLATHVRNARAVRLAREAVDVGGLGVLVVDAHGRPAWRSPLAQAWLTEFLGECADDTDWLQSEADEAERTAPDGRALVAHRMGEVGLGETMWLLRLRPAGEAPASRIAMAALTPRETEVLSWIAKGKTNRDVAEILGISPRTVSKHLEHVFEKLGVETRAAAAALASRELG
- a CDS encoding hybrid sensor histidine kinase/response regulator, giving the protein MAPKKIFRVRRDYNSWVANETLEDYALRYTPRHFRKWSEFRVANTAFGATSFLALEAIGATIALRYGFTNALWAILVVGMITFLTGLPISVYAARHGLDMDLLTRGAGFGYLGSTLTSLIYASFTFIFFALEAAILAHALQMAIGWPMWICYLVASLGVVPLVMHGITLISRLQLWTQPLWIALALLPYVAVALQDPGKFGEFSSLVGRISGSAGFDALLFGSAATVAFSLVVQIGEQVDYLRFLPQKTAANRWRWWGAVLIAGPGWIVPGILKMLGGAFLAFLVQQQLPTEKAVDPMHMYLAGYSYVFDDPTWVMAAAALLVIVSQVKINLTNAYAGSLAWSNFFARLTHSHPGRVVWLVFNVVIAVMLMTLGVFEALEQVLGLYSNVAIAWIGALVADLVINKPLGLSPKHIEFRRAYLYDVNPVGLGATLVAALLAIAAYAGALGPVAQAYAPFIALITALLGAPVLAWATRGRYYQARLDQDPWLPGELVRCAVCENRFESEDMASCPAYGAPICSLCCTLESRCHDRCKNDARAADQVRVALARLLSPRLSARVNCRAARYLVVAVSLITLLATILGVIYYQQETLHAGDTGALRTGFLQAFALLSLVMAVGAWWIVLTAESWRLAEEESSRQNELLMQEIEAHRRTDAALQAARDLAEASNQAKTRYVAGMTHELRTPLNAILGYAQILLKDERLPGEHRAAVKTILHSGEHMHSLIDGLLDLARIEAGKLRLDIAPMAMRRFLDDLVRIVAPQAAAKGLKFELLTKGRIPAYVRADARRLRQILINLLSNAVRFTERGSITLRLDHTSEVWRFQVIDTGIGIAAQDLERIFLPFERGSAGRRTGEHGTGLGLTITLLLTQLMGGELTVESTPGVGSTFTVRLHLSETTEPPAERGVPQRPVSGYIGPRRTLLVVDDQPTQRQMLAGLLLPLGFRIREAASGHECLESVLHQRPDALLLDISMDDMDGWETARRIRAAGVTDMPIIMVSASAFENQADKLEGADCQAFIGKPVSESELLDVLQKQLQLEWVAELSVPHWVVPTSPRAAAVPAEFAHTLIRLARLGHLQGLRETLARLREQHPDCADAVSALVPLVERFAWNDLIARLQVGLAASDTETV